Proteins from one Candidatus Lernaella stagnicola genomic window:
- a CDS encoding MBL fold metallo-hydrolase: protein MRKINDRVFCLCLDTPFPVGSTNVYFIADRLPTLIDTGPNVERCATELQKALHSIGYHFADIKRILVTHPHIDHFGLAARIKIESGARVYAMEGARDMLADIQKEWDANDKYFTHFLHFCGVPDPQIQALLQAGRDYVRYGCQVDLDEPLSDGDEIEFDDFSLRVLHTPGHTPHDASFESPEMRVIFVGDTLQARIAPSILLARPTSPTGSRPRVVLQHMQTLKRLMNTKATLALPGHGRPFGNPRDAAEKTLRHHRRRRNEVFHMLNGRARTPYDIAREMTEDLPDFELFLWVSEIVGYLELLEEQGQVTQEFRENCLFFQGVSEDIV from the coding sequence GTGCGGAAAATTAATGACCGCGTGTTTTGTCTCTGCCTGGACACGCCGTTTCCAGTCGGCTCAACGAACGTGTATTTCATCGCCGACCGCCTCCCGACCCTGATCGACACCGGCCCCAATGTGGAGCGATGCGCCACCGAGTTGCAGAAGGCGCTCCATTCGATCGGCTACCATTTCGCCGACATCAAGCGGATCCTGGTCACCCACCCCCACATCGACCATTTCGGCTTGGCCGCGCGCATCAAAATCGAATCCGGCGCCCGGGTGTACGCGATGGAAGGCGCCCGCGACATGCTCGCCGACATCCAAAAGGAATGGGACGCCAACGATAAATACTTCACGCACTTTCTGCACTTCTGCGGCGTTCCCGATCCACAAATTCAAGCGCTGCTGCAGGCCGGCCGGGACTATGTCAGGTACGGATGCCAGGTCGACCTCGACGAGCCGCTTTCCGACGGCGATGAGATCGAGTTCGACGACTTCTCGCTGCGCGTGCTGCACACCCCCGGACACACGCCGCACGACGCCAGTTTCGAATCGCCCGAAATGCGCGTGATCTTTGTCGGAGACACCCTGCAAGCGCGTATCGCCCCAAGTATTCTCCTGGCGCGACCGACTTCACCCACCGGCTCCCGCCCACGCGTCGTCCTACAACACATGCAAACCCTCAAACGCCTGATGAACACCAAAGCCACCCTCGCCCTTCCCGGTCACGGCCGTCCCTTCGGCAACCCGCGGGATGCGGCCGAGAAAACGCTGCGTCACCACCGCCGCCGCCGTAACGAAGTGTTTCACATGCTCAACGGCCGCGCGCGCACCCCTTACGACATTGCCCGCGAGATGACCGAAGACCTGCCGGATTTTGAATTGTTCCTGTGGGTATCCGAAATCGTCGGGTATCTTGAATTGCTCGAGGAACAAGGTCAGGTGACCCAGGAGTTCCGTGAAAACTGCTTGTTTTTTCAGGGCGTGTCGGAAGATATCGTCTAG
- a CDS encoding ArsA-related P-loop ATPase, producing the protein MSAGLLEHIADKRIVICVGSGGVGKTTLAAAIALGAAIAGRKTLVLTIDPARRLANSLGLEELDNTETRIPAAVFSAAKIKPQGELWGMMLDVKRTFDELIKRIAPTDDAAERILENHYYQNLSDALAGSQEYMAMEKLHEVQAERDYDLIVVDTPPTKHALDFLEAPARMEDFLNGKVIQWFLKPYMVAGKVGAAFAQRSAAMTFKMLERFTGYEAMADLAEFFLAFDGMYEGFKERARHVKELLAAEDTAFVLVTSPASPAIEEAEFFYTRLTRDRMRPLAVVFNRVHVWEGGENGEFADALVGAGEKLIAKLPAYAPAIDAVIDNAAGMIQMAAADKKAVERFLEKTQHGREAFRIPAFATDVHDLQSLAELGAFLI; encoded by the coding sequence ATGAGCGCCGGCCTGCTGGAACACATCGCCGACAAACGCATCGTCATTTGCGTCGGGTCCGGCGGCGTGGGCAAGACGACGCTGGCGGCCGCCATTGCCCTCGGGGCGGCGATCGCCGGGCGCAAGACGCTCGTGTTGACGATCGACCCGGCGCGGCGGCTCGCCAACAGCCTGGGCTTGGAGGAACTGGACAACACCGAGACGCGCATTCCGGCTGCCGTGTTCAGCGCCGCGAAAATCAAGCCTCAAGGCGAGTTGTGGGGCATGATGCTGGACGTCAAACGAACTTTTGACGAACTGATCAAACGCATTGCGCCGACTGACGATGCGGCGGAACGAATCCTGGAGAATCATTACTACCAAAACCTCTCCGACGCGCTGGCCGGCAGCCAGGAATACATGGCGATGGAGAAACTCCACGAAGTTCAGGCGGAGCGCGACTACGATCTAATTGTTGTGGATACGCCGCCGACCAAGCACGCGCTGGATTTTCTCGAAGCCCCGGCCCGCATGGAGGATTTCCTCAACGGCAAGGTCATTCAGTGGTTTTTGAAACCCTACATGGTGGCCGGCAAGGTGGGGGCTGCCTTCGCCCAACGCAGCGCGGCGATGACTTTCAAGATGCTGGAGCGTTTTACCGGCTACGAGGCCATGGCGGATTTGGCGGAGTTTTTTCTCGCGTTCGATGGCATGTACGAAGGGTTCAAGGAGCGCGCGCGCCACGTCAAGGAACTGCTGGCGGCCGAGGACACGGCGTTCGTCTTGGTGACCAGCCCCGCCAGCCCGGCCATCGAGGAGGCGGAGTTCTTCTACACGCGTCTGACCCGTGATCGCATGCGGCCGCTGGCGGTTGTATTCAACCGGGTTCACGTGTGGGAAGGCGGTGAGAACGGCGAGTTCGCCGACGCGCTTGTCGGGGCCGGGGAGAAACTCATCGCCAAATTGCCCGCATACGCGCCGGCCATCGACGCGGTGATCGACAATGCCGCGGGAATGATTCAAATGGCGGCGGCGGACAAAAAGGCGGTCGAGCGTTTTCTTGAGAAGACGCAACACGGGCGCGAAGCGTTTCGCATTCCGGCCTTTGCGACCGACGTGCACGACCTGCAATCGTTGGCTGAATTGGGTGCTTTTCTGATCTAA
- a CDS encoding ArsA family ATPase: MAKQLFRRRLLLVTGKGGVGKTTIAAGLAVAARDRGLNVLLVQLGKIDNIGPIFGKRIPPYKFVELEHRLTAFSIEPYLALHEYLVNQVKVQFVVDMFLENRVIQYLTQAAPGWRELITVGKIWQIQNQTLGYRKRPRFDLIVVDAPATGHGISFLRVPAIILNTIRFGPIRRHTLEVQKLLLDPDRTLLVGVALPEEMPVNEVAEIHKAARSMLHIPYGGTVLNAFTTPAADRETAPLLRKLLADKKAMALVDKTVPGGAKPLLDALDTRGARAALSERYLAEIAARIGGDVFLVPMLPQARLDRESIAKVARVLDDQVEDISQ, from the coding sequence TTGGCGAAGCAACTATTCCGACGCAGGCTGCTTTTAGTCACCGGCAAGGGAGGTGTGGGTAAAACAACGATCGCCGCCGGTTTGGCCGTGGCGGCCCGGGATCGCGGCTTGAACGTTTTGCTCGTTCAACTCGGCAAGATCGACAACATCGGGCCGATCTTCGGCAAGCGCATCCCACCCTACAAGTTCGTCGAGCTCGAGCACCGGCTGACCGCTTTTTCCATCGAACCGTATCTGGCGTTGCACGAATACTTGGTCAACCAAGTCAAAGTGCAATTCGTCGTCGACATGTTCCTGGAAAACCGCGTCATTCAGTACCTCACGCAAGCGGCACCCGGTTGGCGGGAATTGATCACCGTCGGAAAAATCTGGCAAATTCAAAATCAAACCCTCGGCTACCGCAAACGACCGCGCTTCGACCTGATAGTTGTCGACGCCCCCGCGACCGGCCACGGCATCAGCTTTTTGCGGGTACCGGCGATCATTCTCAACACCATCCGATTCGGCCCCATTCGCCGGCATACCTTGGAAGTCCAGAAACTGTTGCTCGATCCCGATCGCACGTTGCTGGTGGGCGTGGCCCTGCCGGAGGAAATGCCGGTCAACGAGGTGGCCGAAATCCATAAGGCGGCGCGGTCGATGCTGCACATTCCCTACGGCGGCACGGTCCTCAACGCCTTTACCACGCCCGCCGCCGATCGGGAGACCGCACCGCTGCTGCGCAAGTTGCTGGCGGATAAAAAGGCCATGGCCCTCGTGGACAAGACGGTGCCCGGCGGCGCAAAACCGCTGCTGGATGCGCTGGATACGCGAGGCGCGCGTGCCGCGTTGTCCGAGCGTTACCTCGCGGAAATCGCCGCGCGTATCGGCGGCGACGTCTTCCTGGTGCCGATGCTGCCCCAGGCGCGCCTGGATCGCGAGTCCATTGCGAAGGTGGCGCGGGTGCTTGACGACCAAGTGGAGGACATTTCGCAATGA
- a CDS encoding cytochrome c3 family protein yields the protein MKKTLFVFLLFLIAAFAVQAIVACDDDDDDDDNDTDVPADDDTDEPADDDTAATAPVIGHEPVAENACMDCHSDQDTIDAHGGAIDEETIDAVCLECHEYPS from the coding sequence ATGAAAAAAACACTGTTCGTCTTTCTGCTGTTCCTGATCGCCGCGTTTGCGGTGCAGGCTATCGTTGCGTGCGACGATGATGACGACGACGACGACAACGATACCGACGTACCGGCCGACGACGACACCGACGAACCGGCCGACGACGATACGGCCGCTACGGCGCCGGTTATCGGGCATGAACCCGTCGCGGAAAACGCGTGCATGGATTGCCATAGCGATCAGGACACCATCGATGCGCACGGGGGCGCCATTGATGAAGAGACCATCGACGCCGTGTGCCTCGAGTGCCACGAGTACCCCAGCTGA
- a CDS encoding KamA family radical SAM protein — protein sequence MPRKPDLTSIPKKEPAGPREQAARPGDASVSAASWYSAYAEIPNSKLRFSAADFRLEAAELLAAVRDAKSIDEARGRAIDFINQTAHDLCNRSDLSTSEEIIGRHAARIWRNLLSLHAEQRSDFSTLRALIDLAGGKKRADLSPGFFAELTHLWRAVAGDTGVLPAEDDHRQERLSGREAARCRSNQLDRFWVSAKTKLERYRHGLEPEFAELRRHQRRNIRMLFDASLEQWNDWHWQAAHVIKDPELIARAVSIPAPLFESVCEARRNGLPFGVTPFYLSLFDPQGRYDQALRAIVLPPPDYVAELSNKRESRSESFDFMREHDTSPVDLVTRRYPNIAIFKPYNTCPQICVYCQRNWEIDDAMDPHAMASAEKIDAAIKWLAAHPAIYEILFTGGDPLVMSDRKLKEILDRLAAIPHVERIRIGTRTPVTMPMRITDKLVELLGSYREPGRREICVITHIEHPFEVNQDMVSAVERLRRRGIPVYNQHVYTFYSSRRFEAVALRRLLRLIGVDSYYTFNAKGKEETAAYRVPIARLLQEQREEARLSPGLVRSDEAVYNVPALGKNYIRAAQDRELLAILPDGSRLYEFHPWEKFTSSKKTYVARDVSILSYLKRLEAIGEDPDDYATIWYHY from the coding sequence ATGCCCCGAAAACCCGACCTGACTTCGATTCCCAAAAAAGAACCGGCCGGCCCCCGCGAACAGGCCGCACGTCCCGGCGATGCGAGTGTTAGCGCAGCCTCATGGTATTCGGCATATGCGGAAATACCGAATTCCAAGCTTCGGTTTTCCGCGGCGGATTTTCGGTTGGAAGCCGCGGAGTTGCTCGCGGCCGTCCGTGACGCCAAGAGTATCGATGAGGCACGAGGGAGGGCGATCGATTTTATCAATCAGACGGCCCACGATTTGTGCAACCGGTCGGATTTATCGACGTCGGAGGAGATTATCGGCCGGCACGCGGCGCGAATTTGGCGGAATCTGCTATCGCTTCACGCCGAGCAACGATCCGATTTCTCAACGCTACGGGCGTTGATCGACTTGGCCGGCGGCAAAAAGCGGGCGGACTTGTCTCCGGGTTTTTTCGCGGAATTAACCCATTTATGGCGTGCCGTGGCGGGAGATACCGGCGTGTTGCCCGCCGAGGACGATCATCGCCAAGAGAGGCTGTCGGGTCGCGAGGCCGCGCGGTGCCGGTCGAATCAACTCGATCGCTTTTGGGTAAGCGCTAAAACAAAGCTCGAACGATACCGCCACGGGTTGGAGCCGGAGTTCGCCGAATTGCGTCGGCACCAGCGCCGCAACATACGCATGCTATTCGATGCGTCACTGGAGCAATGGAACGACTGGCACTGGCAAGCGGCGCATGTGATCAAAGACCCGGAACTCATTGCGCGAGCCGTTTCGATTCCGGCCCCTTTGTTTGAGTCGGTTTGCGAAGCTCGTCGAAACGGTTTGCCCTTTGGTGTGACGCCGTTCTACCTTTCCCTATTCGACCCCCAAGGGAGGTACGACCAAGCCCTGCGGGCGATCGTGTTGCCGCCGCCGGACTACGTGGCCGAACTTTCCAACAAGCGGGAAAGCCGAAGCGAGTCGTTCGACTTCATGCGCGAGCATGACACTTCCCCCGTGGACTTGGTGACCCGTCGCTATCCGAACATCGCCATTTTCAAGCCTTACAATACGTGCCCGCAAATCTGTGTGTACTGTCAGCGGAATTGGGAAATCGATGACGCGATGGATCCACATGCCATGGCGTCAGCGGAGAAAATCGATGCGGCCATCAAGTGGCTTGCCGCGCATCCGGCGATCTACGAGATTTTATTCACGGGCGGCGACCCCTTGGTAATGAGTGATCGCAAACTCAAGGAGATACTCGACCGTCTGGCGGCCATTCCGCACGTGGAACGAATTCGTATCGGCACGCGTACGCCGGTGACCATGCCCATGCGCATTACCGACAAACTGGTGGAATTACTTGGCAGCTACCGCGAACCGGGGCGTCGCGAGATTTGTGTGATCACCCACATCGAGCATCCTTTTGAGGTGAATCAAGACATGGTGTCGGCGGTGGAACGCCTGCGCCGCCGCGGTATTCCGGTATACAACCAGCACGTCTACACCTTTTACTCTTCAAGGCGTTTTGAGGCGGTGGCGTTGCGGCGCTTGCTGCGATTGATTGGTGTGGATTCCTATTACACCTTCAACGCGAAGGGAAAAGAGGAAACGGCGGCGTACCGCGTGCCGATTGCGCGGTTGCTGCAGGAACAACGCGAGGAGGCGCGGCTTTCGCCCGGTCTCGTGCGAAGCGACGAGGCCGTGTACAACGTGCCGGCACTGGGTAAGAACTATATACGGGCTGCGCAGGATCGTGAATTGCTTGCGATTCTGCCCGATGGTTCGCGGTTGTACGAGTTTCACCCCTGGGAAAAATTTACATCCAGCAAGAAAACCTATGTCGCTCGCGACGTCTCGATTCTCAGTTACCTAAAGCGACTCGAAGCGATCGGCGAAGATCCCGACGATTACGCCACGATCTGGTATCATTACTGA
- the cydB gene encoding cytochrome d ubiquinol oxidase subunit II has translation MMTLQVLWYFLVGILLTGYAVLDGFDLGTGYWYLRDSKDRHRTIMLNAIGPVWDGNEVWLITGGGALFAAFPMVYASVFSGMYLALILVLFGLILRATSIEFRGQLENPKWRRVWDLAFGVGSLLPALLFGVALGNVIVGMDLNDHGDYVGGFLGLLNPYSLFAGVYTVVAFVVHGALFLLMKTEDELAEKIKAHLPIWWKAYLALFLLVGPMTAIFALHMFRNFMKFPIFFFMPAAILAGIVLISVYVKKEEFGKAFLASAVAIASIMLTVGVMAFPTLVHATDAANHLTAFNSSSGKLTLAVMLGIALFGMPIVLVYNIWIYRTFAGKVKPEDLAY, from the coding sequence ATGATGACGCTGCAGGTCCTCTGGTATTTCCTGGTCGGTATCTTGCTCACGGGTTACGCGGTGCTCGACGGCTTCGATTTGGGCACGGGTTACTGGTATCTCCGGGACAGTAAAGATAGGCATCGCACGATCATGCTCAACGCCATCGGGCCGGTGTGGGACGGCAATGAAGTGTGGTTGATCACCGGCGGCGGCGCGTTGTTCGCGGCGTTTCCGATGGTCTACGCGTCGGTTTTTTCGGGCATGTATTTGGCGTTGATCCTCGTGCTTTTCGGGCTGATTCTGCGCGCTACGTCGATTGAGTTTCGCGGTCAACTCGAAAACCCGAAGTGGCGGCGGGTTTGGGATCTCGCGTTCGGCGTCGGTAGTTTGCTGCCGGCGCTGTTGTTCGGCGTGGCGCTGGGTAACGTCATCGTCGGGATGGATCTGAACGACCACGGAGACTACGTCGGCGGCTTCCTGGGGCTGCTCAATCCTTATTCGCTATTCGCCGGGGTTTATACGGTCGTCGCCTTCGTCGTGCACGGCGCGCTTTTTCTGCTGATGAAGACCGAAGACGAACTTGCCGAAAAAATCAAAGCCCACCTGCCGATCTGGTGGAAGGCGTATCTCGCGCTCTTCCTGCTGGTCGGGCCGATGACCGCGATATTCGCCTTGCACATGTTCCGGAACTTCATGAAGTTTCCGATTTTCTTCTTCATGCCGGCGGCGATCCTGGCCGGTATCGTGTTGATCAGCGTGTACGTCAAGAAAGAGGAATTCGGCAAAGCTTTCCTGGCTTCGGCGGTCGCCATCGCCTCGATCATGCTGACGGTGGGCGTCATGGCCTTTCCCACTTTGGTCCACGCCACGGACGCGGCAAACCATTTGACGGCGTTCAATTCGTCCTCCGGGAAGCTGACGCTTGCGGTGATGCTGGGGATCGCCTTGTTCGGCATGCCGATCGTGTTGGTCTACAATATTTGGATCTACCGCACCTTCGCCGGGAAAGTGAAACCGGAAGACTTAGCGTACTGA
- a CDS encoding cytochrome ubiquinol oxidase subunit I → MDATILARIQFAVTIGFHYIWPQITIGMAWILVWMMVRWVKTGDTFYQSMARFWVHVFALSFAIGVATGIVMEFQFGTNWADYSRFVGDIFGAPLAAEGVIAFFLESTFLGFLLFGWKKLKPKWHMFSAIMVAFGSTLSGLWILIANSWQQTPAGYAVENGRAVLVDFFAAALNPSVAIRFLHTIDGAVMTGAFMVAGLSAWFLARGRHVKFATESMRMALIIGLIATGAQFIFGHHHAVQVYKTQPIKLAAFEGHFETTKNAPLLVFGIPDREARETHFKIPLPGMLSFGVSGDFETEIKGLNDYEEEHWPPLLPTFLSFHTMVALWAVMMGLMILGVVLMWKNSLQKFKPYLHAMVWAIPIPIIANTLGWIVTEVGRQPWVVYPVFKDGVIFDDSIALLTRDGVSPLVSAGEIIFSLALFSVIYALLFGVWFFLIRHKLNKGPDIQEAVSAKGEAITGKEASA, encoded by the coding sequence TTGGACGCGACAATCCTGGCACGGATTCAATTCGCGGTAACCATCGGTTTTCATTACATCTGGCCGCAGATCACCATCGGCATGGCGTGGATCCTGGTGTGGATGATGGTCCGTTGGGTGAAGACCGGCGACACCTTTTATCAGTCGATGGCTCGCTTTTGGGTGCACGTGTTTGCGCTTTCCTTTGCCATCGGCGTGGCGACGGGCATCGTGATGGAGTTTCAGTTCGGCACCAATTGGGCGGACTACTCCCGCTTCGTCGGCGACATTTTTGGCGCGCCGCTGGCCGCCGAGGGAGTGATCGCGTTCTTCCTGGAATCGACGTTCCTCGGGTTCCTGCTTTTTGGATGGAAGAAACTCAAACCCAAATGGCATATGTTTTCGGCGATCATGGTGGCGTTTGGGTCGACCCTGTCGGGGCTTTGGATTCTCATCGCCAACTCGTGGCAGCAAACGCCGGCCGGTTACGCGGTCGAAAACGGCCGCGCGGTGCTGGTCGATTTCTTCGCCGCAGCCCTTAACCCGTCGGTCGCGATTCGTTTTCTGCACACGATCGACGGCGCCGTCATGACCGGCGCGTTCATGGTCGCGGGTTTGAGCGCGTGGTTCCTGGCGCGCGGACGGCACGTCAAGTTCGCGACGGAGTCGATGAGAATGGCGCTGATTATCGGCTTGATTGCTACCGGCGCGCAGTTCATTTTCGGGCATCACCACGCGGTGCAGGTTTACAAAACGCAGCCGATCAAGCTTGCGGCCTTCGAAGGCCATTTCGAGACCACGAAAAACGCGCCGCTGCTGGTGTTCGGCATTCCGGACCGGGAGGCACGCGAAACGCATTTCAAAATCCCGCTGCCGGGAATGTTGAGCTTCGGCGTTTCCGGCGATTTCGAAACCGAAATCAAGGGCCTCAACGACTACGAGGAAGAGCATTGGCCGCCGCTGCTTCCGACCTTCCTTTCTTTCCACACGATGGTTGCGCTGTGGGCGGTCATGATGGGGCTGATGATCCTGGGCGTCGTGCTGATGTGGAAAAATTCGTTGCAGAAATTCAAACCGTACCTGCACGCGATGGTTTGGGCGATCCCGATTCCCATCATCGCCAACACCTTGGGTTGGATTGTCACCGAAGTCGGGCGACAGCCGTGGGTCGTGTATCCGGTGTTCAAGGACGGCGTGATCTTCGACGATTCCATCGCGCTGCTCACCCGTGACGGTGTGTCGCCGCTCGTTTCGGCGGGGGAAATCATCTTTTCGCTGGCGCTGTTCAGTGTGATCTACGCGCTGCTTTTCGGCGTGTGGTTTTTCTTGATTCGACACAAGTTGAACAAGGGGCCGGATATCCAGGAGGCCGTATCGGCCAAGGGTGAAGCAATCACCGGAAAGGAGGCGTCGGCATGA
- a CDS encoding trypsin-like serine protease, with translation MRWIALSFFLQAVRQYLNSKKEISMCDRRRIMSNGPWRFCGLIVALLIVLVFVPATAKAQAELDCNMEIKNQSNIDPALYYPPVAGLVSDCPDLVISAKGDDGGRDFFADIPLEFEPDADEEYDAITYDYTTNTQGEIDAGLYALQSAFYQSPPMPILPPGGSEMIDTIFGDDDRLQVAGATAYPWRAVVRLFFGTPRRSHGGCSGALIGDSHVLTAAHCVFNRDKGSFIQNITVSPGVEGGVAYFGHAQVLKAYIPYQYFLGGQEAYDFAVIKLDRRIGAYTGYWTMAALDPVAMTYTTSHTAGYPSDIDDGVDLRYTWSDWNDVTQSYFYTCMDNMTRQSGSPIWYHVNGLRYIGGVFTRQRTVCNSASRITQEGLNAIVHWATADGVFPQRDDRPDLVSDGFPGGGVSATSVIPGQSDFTVYHEINNIGTVAVGGGKVDFYISTDQTIDATDYYLGQVTFNVFPFQPKLAQWEGTFPEEIPPGQYYVGYIIDPNNTFDEYSENNNDGLVTPLRVTATQRQWTISGSVMMSGGDPLPDVEMQGFPATVVTNGDGYYAGAVPEGWVGTVTPVKNNYEFDPADRNYTNIVINRTDESYSATTNYCNDKQSAPGTLALLTLVGIGLMFLRRHN, from the coding sequence TTGCGATGGATTGCCCTTTCTTTTTTCCTGCAGGCCGTGCGTCAATATTTGAACAGTAAGAAGGAGATATCTATGTGTGATCGAAGACGGATAATGTCGAATGGTCCTTGGCGCTTTTGCGGCCTCATCGTGGCCCTATTAATCGTGCTTGTGTTCGTACCCGCGACTGCAAAAGCACAAGCCGAACTTGACTGCAATATGGAAATAAAAAACCAATCCAACATTGATCCCGCGCTCTATTATCCGCCCGTCGCCGGGCTTGTTTCGGATTGCCCCGATCTTGTCATTTCCGCCAAAGGAGACGACGGGGGGCGCGATTTCTTCGCCGACATTCCGCTGGAATTCGAACCGGATGCGGACGAAGAGTACGATGCAATCACCTATGATTACACAACGAACACCCAAGGAGAGATAGACGCGGGGCTTTACGCGTTACAATCAGCGTTTTATCAAAGCCCGCCGATGCCGATACTTCCTCCGGGTGGATCGGAAATGATTGACACGATTTTCGGCGACGACGACCGGCTACAAGTGGCCGGCGCCACTGCTTATCCGTGGCGGGCTGTTGTACGCTTATTCTTTGGAACGCCGCGCAGAAGTCATGGAGGATGTTCCGGCGCGTTGATCGGCGACAGCCATGTCTTAACTGCGGCTCATTGCGTATTCAACCGCGATAAAGGCTCGTTTATACAGAACATTACCGTATCGCCCGGCGTGGAGGGGGGCGTTGCCTATTTCGGGCACGCGCAGGTCCTCAAAGCGTACATACCGTACCAATATTTCTTGGGCGGACAGGAGGCATACGATTTCGCGGTGATCAAGTTGGATCGTCGAATCGGAGCTTATACCGGCTATTGGACCATGGCGGCGCTCGACCCCGTGGCCATGACCTACACGACGTCGCACACCGCGGGCTACCCCAGCGATATCGACGACGGAGTAGACCTGAGGTACACGTGGAGCGACTGGAACGACGTAACGCAAAGCTATTTCTACACATGCATGGACAACATGACTCGACAAAGCGGCAGCCCGATTTGGTATCACGTGAACGGACTACGCTACATTGGGGGAGTCTTCACCAGACAAAGGACGGTTTGCAATTCGGCATCCCGGATTACCCAGGAAGGACTGAATGCCATCGTCCATTGGGCGACGGCCGACGGGGTTTTCCCGCAACGCGATGACCGACCCGACCTCGTCTCCGACGGTTTCCCGGGAGGCGGAGTCAGTGCGACCAGCGTCATCCCCGGCCAATCCGATTTCACCGTGTATCACGAAATCAATAACATCGGTACTGTGGCGGTAGGCGGAGGGAAAGTCGATTTCTATATCTCGACCGACCAAACCATTGACGCCACGGATTACTACCTCGGGCAAGTTACGTTCAACGTTTTTCCGTTCCAACCAAAGCTCGCACAATGGGAAGGAACATTCCCCGAGGAGATTCCTCCAGGCCAGTATTACGTTGGATACATCATTGACCCCAACAACACCTTCGACGAGTACAGCGAAAACAATAACGACGGCTTGGTCACACCGCTGCGGGTGACTGCGACGCAGCGTCAATGGACAATCTCCGGTTCCGTAATGATGTCAGGCGGTGATCCGCTGCCGGATGTCGAAATGCAAGGCTTCCCGGCGACGGTCGTCACGAACGGAGACGGGTATTACGCCGGCGCCGTGCCGGAAGGATGGGTCGGAACCGTTACTCCGGTGAAAAACAACTATGAGTTCGATCCAGCCGACCGTAACTACACCAATATCGTCATCAACCGAACAGACGAAAGTTACAGTGCGACAACCAACTACTGCAACGACAAGCAAAGCGCCCCTGGGACGCTGGCCCTGCTGACCCTCGTCGGCATCGGCCTGATGTTCTTGAGGCGGCATAACTAA
- a CDS encoding ferritin, whose amino-acid sequence MAQANKKVLKALNDQMQMEVYSAHIYWAMSAWFEEQNLPGLAQWMIAQYGEEMQHARKFYAYILDRGGRAVVPEIAAPPADYDSALAVFETAYAHECKVTASIYKIADVAKEEADWATVQFLDWFFAEQVEEEKSTDEIVQMLKQAEGQTGAIFMIDRQLGLRKFGE is encoded by the coding sequence ATGGCTCAAGCGAATAAAAAAGTACTCAAGGCGCTGAACGATCAAATGCAGATGGAAGTGTACTCGGCGCACATTTATTGGGCGATGTCGGCTTGGTTTGAAGAACAAAACCTGCCGGGCCTCGCGCAGTGGATGATTGCCCAGTACGGCGAAGAGATGCAGCACGCGCGCAAGTTTTACGCTTACATTCTGGATCGCGGCGGCCGCGCCGTCGTGCCGGAAATCGCCGCGCCGCCCGCCGATTACGACAGCGCGCTGGCGGTATTCGAAACGGCATACGCACACGAGTGCAAGGTTACGGCGTCGATCTACAAGATCGCCGATGTGGCGAAGGAAGAGGCCGACTGGGCGACCGTGCAATTCCTTGATTGGTTCTTCGCGGAGCAGGTCGAGGAAGAGAAGAGCACCGATGAAATCGTCCAAATGCTGAAACAGGCCGAAGGACAGACCGGAGCGATCTTCATGATCGACCGCCAACTCGGTCTGCGAAAATTCGGCGAATAA
- a CDS encoding desulfoferrodoxin has translation MATKKLDVFQCHKDGFIEVIAGAECDAMSCCGEPMKALKEQTADSSTEKHVPVIEEVPEGTKVTVGSVPHPMLDAHYIMVIELIDGDMLYRKYLKPGDAPEAVFPVKPADPVAREICNIHGLWKG, from the coding sequence ATGGCAACGAAGAAGCTCGATGTGTTCCAGTGTCATAAAGACGGCTTTATTGAAGTAATCGCCGGCGCCGAATGCGATGCGATGTCGTGCTGCGGTGAACCGATGAAAGCGTTGAAGGAACAGACCGCCGATTCGTCGACCGAGAAACATGTTCCGGTGATTGAAGAAGTGCCGGAAGGCACGAAGGTCACGGTCGGTTCGGTGCCGCACCCGATGCTCGATGCCCATTACATCATGGTCATCGAATTGATTGACGGCGACATGCTGTATCGCAAGTACCTGAAGCCCGGGGATGCGCCCGAAGCCGTATTTCCCGTGAAGCCGGCGGATCCCGTAGCCCGGGAAATCTGCAATATTCACGGCCTATGGAAAGGATAA
- a CDS encoding rubredoxin, with translation MMKYECIVCGYVYDPAKGDPDNGVEPGTKFADITEDWVCPVCGADKTQFEEV, from the coding sequence ATTATGAAGTATGAATGCATAGTTTGTGGATACGTATATGACCCGGCCAAAGGTGATCCCGACAACGGCGTCGAGCCCGGAACGAAGTTCGCCGATATTACCGAGGATTGGGTTTGCCCGGTTTGCGGGGCCGACAAGACGCAGTTCGAAGAAGTGTAG